The Eriocheir sinensis breed Jianghai 21 unplaced genomic scaffold, ASM2467909v1 Scaffold1465, whole genome shotgun sequence genome has a window encoding:
- the LOC126990155 gene encoding uncharacterized protein LOC126990155 encodes MEGDQSEDVQPEDADPVREPAAAVDEAEDTQADGQESQKFQNPWPHLKKYFVLKSRDMTNANVLHFRCVMCHPKETVIDGQTANLYNLKSQVKRKHPAHATQFEERIKSGSLRGKNRQSPPGSDSSTASQSSHPPAKKRHQPAIGEAFGQSAAGTSVRQSVVDTKIVDMFVCNMLPLYVVASHIYVSKVIPYPQLCGGAVLCSVSSLITYLITNNILSFCTAIYLFI; translated from the coding sequence atggaaggtgaccAGAGTGAGGACGTTCAGcctgaggatgctgaccctgttagggagccggcagcagctgtggatgaggcggaggacactcaagctgacggccaggagtcccagaagttccagaacccgtggccccacctgaagaagtactttgtccttaaatcaagagatatgacgaacgccaatgtcttgcacttccggTGCGTCATGTGCCACCCCAAGGAGACCGTCATTGACGGACAGACGGCGAACCTTTACAACTTGAAGTCACAAGTCAAGAGGAAACACCCAGCGCATGCCACCCAGTTTGAGGAGAGGATCAAGTCTGGCTCTCTCCGTGGGAAAAACAGGCAATCTCCTCCTGGTAGTGACAGTAGCACCGCCAGCCAGTCGTCGCACCCACCTGCAAAGAAAAGACACCAGCCCGCCATTGGCGAGGCGTTTGGTCAATCAGCTGCTGGCACTAGCGTCCGTCAGTCTGTGGTGGACACAAAGATTGTGGACATGTTCGTCTGCAACATGCTTCCACTGTATGTAGTGGCGTCCCACATTTATGTATCTAAAGTGATCCCCTACCCCCAGCTGTGTGGGGGAGCAGTCCTGTGTAGTGTGTCATCACTCATCACATATCTTATCACTAATAATATTTTGTCTTTCTGCACtgctatttacttattcatttaa